The following proteins come from a genomic window of Streptococcus oralis:
- a CDS encoding PFL family protein — protein MDIRQVTETIAMIEEQNFDIRTITMGISLLDCIDPDINRAAEKIYQKITTKAANLVAVGDEIAAELGIPIVNKRVSVTPISLIGAATDATDYVVLAKALDKAAKEIGVDFIGGFSALVQKGYQKGDEILINSIPRALAETDKVCSSVNIGSTKSGINMTAVADMGRIIKETAALSDMGAAKLVVFANAVEDNPFMAGAFHGVGEADVIINVGVSGPGVVKRALEKVRGQSFDVVAETVKKTAFKITRIGQLVGQMASERLGVDFGIVDLSLAPTPAVGDSVARVLEEMGLETVGTHGTTAALALLNDQVKKGGVMACNQVGGLSGAFIPVSEDEGMIAAVQNGSLNLEKLEAMTAICSVGLDMIAIPEDTPAETIAAMIADEAAIGVINMKTTAVRIIPKGKEGDMIEFGGLLGTAPVMKVNGASSVDFISRGGQIPAPIHSFKN, from the coding sequence ATGGATATTAGACAAGTTACGGAAACCATTGCCATGATCGAAGAGCAGAATTTCGATATTAGAACTATCACCATGGGCATTTCCCTTTTGGACTGTATTGATCCAGATATCAATCGTGCTGCTGAAAAGATTTACCAAAAAATCACTACTAAAGCGGCAAATCTAGTGGCTGTGGGAGATGAAATTGCTGCGGAACTAGGGATTCCTATTGTTAATAAACGGGTATCGGTGACTCCGATTTCATTGATTGGAGCAGCGACTGACGCGACGGACTACGTTGTTTTGGCTAAGGCTCTCGACAAGGCTGCCAAGGAGATTGGTGTTGACTTTATTGGTGGTTTTTCGGCCTTGGTACAAAAGGGCTATCAAAAAGGAGATGAGATTCTCATCAATTCTATCCCACGAGCTCTAGCTGAGACGGACAAGGTCTGTTCGTCTGTCAATATCGGCTCAACCAAGTCAGGCATCAATATGACTGCAGTTGCAGATATGGGACGCATCATCAAGGAAACAGCTGCGCTATCAGATATGGGTGCGGCCAAGTTGGTCGTATTTGCTAATGCTGTTGAGGACAATCCTTTTATGGCAGGGGCCTTTCATGGTGTTGGCGAAGCAGATGTTATCATTAATGTCGGGGTTTCGGGTCCTGGTGTGGTGAAGCGTGCCTTGGAAAAGGTTCGTGGACAGAGCTTTGATGTAGTAGCTGAGACGGTCAAGAAAACGGCCTTCAAGATTACTCGTATTGGTCAGCTAGTTGGTCAGATGGCCAGCGAGAGACTGGGTGTTGACTTTGGAATTGTAGACCTAAGCTTGGCGCCAACACCTGCGGTTGGCGATTCTGTGGCTCGTGTCCTTGAGGAAATGGGCCTAGAAACAGTTGGTACGCATGGGACGACGGCTGCCCTCGCTCTTTTGAATGACCAAGTTAAGAAGGGCGGAGTGATGGCTTGTAACCAAGTCGGTGGCTTGTCAGGTGCTTTTATCCCCGTTTCTGAAGATGAGGGGATGATTGCTGCGGTGCAAAATGGCTCTCTGAATTTAGAGAAACTAGAAGCCATGACAGCTATCTGTTCTGTCGGACTGGATATGATTGCCATTCCGGAAGATACGCCTGCTGAAACCATTGCGGCTATGATTGCGGATGAGGCGGCAATTGGTGTTATTAACATGAAAACGACAGCTGTTCGTATTATTCCAAAGGGCAAAGAAGGCGATATGATTGAGTTTGGTGGCTTGCTAGGGACAGCTCCAGTTATGAAGGTTAACGGGGCTTCGTCTGTTGATTTCATCTCTCGCGGTGGCCAAATTCCTGCACCAATTCATAGTTTTAAAAATTAA
- a CDS encoding ACT domain-containing protein has translation MKAIITVVGKDKAGIVAGVSTKIAELGLNIDDISQTVLDEYFTMMAVVSSDEKQDFTSLRNEFETFGQTLNVKINIQSAAIFDAMYNI, from the coding sequence ATGAAGGCTATTATTACAGTGGTTGGCAAGGACAAGGCTGGTATTGTTGCAGGCGTGTCTACTAAGATTGCAGAGTTGGGTTTGAATATTGATGATATTTCTCAAACAGTACTGGATGAGTATTTCACCATGATGGCAGTCGTATCAAGTGATGAAAAACAAGATTTTACCTCTCTCAGAAATGAGTTTGAAACTTTCGGTCAGACCTTGAATGTCAAAATCAATATTCAAAGTGCAGCGATTTTTGATGCTATGTACAATATCTAG
- a CDS encoding CoA-binding protein, with the protein MIQTYLEMSKVIAVVGLSDREETTSNRISKIMQGLGYQIIPVNSKLAGQKILGETAYARLQDIPISVDIVNVFRRSEFLPDVARDFIETDAKIFWAQLGLQSQEAEEILRVAGRNHIVMNRCIKREYNRLVKEID; encoded by the coding sequence ATGATTCAGACCTATTTGGAGATGAGCAAAGTGATTGCAGTTGTCGGACTTTCTGACCGTGAGGAAACGACTAGCAATCGTATTTCAAAGATCATGCAGGGACTGGGTTATCAGATCATTCCGGTCAATTCTAAGTTAGCGGGTCAAAAGATTTTGGGCGAGACGGCTTATGCGCGTTTGCAGGATATTCCTATTTCCGTGGATATTGTCAATGTTTTTCGGCGAAGCGAATTTTTGCCGGATGTGGCGCGTGATTTTATTGAGACGGATGCCAAGATTTTTTGGGCGCAGCTGGGACTTCAAAGTCAAGAAGCGGAAGAAATTTTGCGGGTGGCAGGTCGCAATCATATCGTCATGAACCGTTGTATCAAGCGCGAGTACAATCGTTTGGTGAAGGAGATTGACTAA
- a CDS encoding class C sortase, producing the protein MKKFFNLLTNLTIIAGILIISYPVISQIYYNYQTKQEVKDFDSSAQKLTSEDVTERIKLATAYNRSLQNLTVTDPYTKEENAKGQAEYARMLTVHEKIGRISIPKIDVDLPIYAGSSEEVLQKGVGHLEGTSLPIGGQNTHTVLTAHTGLPNNRLFTDLDKMKVGDKFFIQNIAETLAYEVDSITVIEPTQFDSLNIVPDKDYVTLLTCTPYMINSHRLLVRGHRIPYKPSEEKVKNPISHISIPPLYLVVFAILFLIFIILAWNKWKSKKA; encoded by the coding sequence ATGAAAAAATTTTTTAATTTATTGACAAACTTAACGATTATAGCCGGTATCCTCATCATCAGTTACCCTGTTATTAGCCAAATTTATTACAATTACCAGACCAAACAAGAGGTTAAGGACTTTGACTCGTCTGCACAAAAATTAACTTCTGAAGATGTGACGGAACGGATAAAGCTAGCTACTGCCTACAATCGTTCTTTGCAAAATTTGACAGTAACGGATCCCTATACCAAAGAAGAAAATGCCAAAGGGCAGGCAGAATATGCTCGAATGCTAACTGTCCATGAAAAAATAGGCAGAATTTCCATTCCTAAAATTGATGTTGATTTACCAATATATGCCGGTTCAAGTGAAGAAGTCTTACAAAAAGGGGTGGGACATCTCGAAGGAACCAGTTTGCCGATTGGCGGGCAGAATACTCACACTGTTCTAACTGCCCACACGGGCTTGCCCAACAATCGTCTTTTTACCGACTTGGATAAAATGAAGGTGGGTGATAAGTTTTTCATTCAAAACATCGCTGAAACACTTGCTTACGAGGTTGATTCCATAACGGTGATCGAGCCGACCCAGTTTGACTCTCTAAATATTGTACCTGACAAAGACTACGTGACTTTGCTGACCTGTACTCCTTATATGATCAATTCGCACCGTTTACTTGTACGGGGCCACCGGATCCCTTACAAACCAAGTGAAGAAAAAGTAAAAAATCCGATTAGTCATATTTCTATTCCACCGCTTTATCTAGTCGTTTTCGCAATTCTATTTCTCATTTTCATTATTTTGGCTTGGAATAAGTGGAAATCGAAAAAAGCATAG
- a CDS encoding class C sortase, giving the protein MSRKKKNQKRLRLTYKILTILGCLMICYPFVSQIYYQYVTMQETKQFDDEKGKLVDQDVENRIELAKAYNSTLSPEKIGDPFSSRKKEEGVAEYARMLQLQEKIGYVTIPSINQKIPIRAGSSENVLQNGAGHLEGTSLPVGGVSTHTVITAHRGLPTARLFTDLDKVKVGDVFYITNIKETLAYQVDKILTVEPTDFKPILVKEGEDRATLLTCTPYMINSHRLLVQGKRIPFHEAEKEKKTKIDFFAQYKWFILLAAGLVLLLIGYLLFKMLRKKGKETSLS; this is encoded by the coding sequence ATGTCAAGAAAAAAGAAAAACCAAAAACGGCTGCGACTAACCTATAAGATACTTACCATTCTGGGGTGCTTGATGATCTGTTATCCCTTTGTCAGTCAGATTTATTACCAATATGTGACTATGCAAGAGACAAAGCAATTTGATGACGAGAAAGGTAAATTAGTTGACCAAGATGTTGAAAATCGTATTGAACTCGCCAAAGCCTATAATAGCACCTTGTCCCCAGAAAAAATAGGAGATCCTTTCTCAAGCAGGAAAAAAGAGGAAGGCGTAGCCGAATATGCTCGCATGTTGCAACTGCAAGAAAAAATTGGCTATGTCACTATCCCTTCTATCAATCAAAAAATTCCCATTCGGGCAGGGTCATCTGAAAACGTCTTGCAAAACGGAGCAGGCCACTTAGAAGGAACCAGCCTACCCGTCGGTGGAGTTAGCACCCATACGGTCATTACCGCCCACAGAGGACTTCCCACAGCCAGACTTTTCACCGACTTGGATAAGGTAAAGGTCGGAGATGTCTTTTACATCACCAATATCAAGGAAACCTTGGCTTATCAGGTAGATAAGATTTTAACCGTTGAGCCTACCGATTTCAAACCAATACTGGTTAAAGAAGGCGAAGATCGTGCCACTCTTTTGACTTGCACACCTTATATGATCAATTCTCATCGCCTACTCGTTCAAGGCAAACGCATACCTTTCCACGAAGCTGAAAAGGAGAAAAAAACAAAGATTGACTTTTTTGCCCAATACAAATGGTTTATCCTTCTTGCTGCCGGACTAGTCCTCCTACTCATAGGCTATCTGCTCTTTAAAATGTTAAGAAAGAAAGGAAAAGAAACATCACTTTCATGA
- a CDS encoding class C sortase, which produces MKKKKQLLGLSLLLIGIALFLFPFLSMIKEDIWQSNAQRTYQQTSEETFQKLRTALEQTTVTGAIQDIFLTKKETDAKQKTPYSDLLDTNQVAGRMTIPALGQHFDLYLDADYDKLLKGVATLVGTSAPLGIKGQRPIIAGHRINYNDVSFYFLPSLKKGDKIYFDILGKNLEYEVTDSEIIDEYEGEKLKPIENEDMVTLMTCMNEPRYDKRLLVNAKRVVSDSEKKQNVSTNPLIPFVSNQHIKLGFKLQRLAPYLIVIVGTAIFLFFSKRLWNIIKKH; this is translated from the coding sequence ATGAAAAAGAAAAAACAATTACTTGGGCTGAGCCTCCTGTTAATTGGAATTGCGCTCTTCCTCTTTCCTTTTTTATCTATGATTAAAGAGGACATTTGGCAATCCAATGCTCAGCGCACCTATCAGCAGACCAGCGAGGAAACATTCCAAAAACTACGAACAGCCTTAGAACAAACCACTGTCACCGGAGCTATCCAAGATATTTTCCTAACAAAAAAAGAGACCGACGCCAAGCAAAAAACGCCCTACTCAGATCTGCTAGATACCAATCAAGTCGCTGGACGCATGACCATTCCTGCTTTAGGACAGCATTTCGACCTCTATCTTGACGCCGACTATGATAAACTCCTAAAGGGAGTAGCCACCCTTGTCGGAACATCTGCCCCCTTGGGTATAAAAGGGCAGCGACCGATTATTGCAGGACATAGAATTAATTATAATGACGTGTCTTTCTACTTTCTCCCCTCTCTCAAAAAAGGAGATAAAATTTATTTCGATATTCTTGGAAAAAATCTAGAATACGAAGTGACCGATAGCGAGATCATTGATGAATACGAAGGCGAAAAACTTAAACCAATCGAAAATGAAGACATGGTTACGCTCATGACCTGTATGAACGAACCAAGATATGACAAACGGCTCCTTGTCAATGCAAAAAGAGTTGTTTCAGATAGTGAAAAAAAGCAAAATGTATCTACTAATCCCTTGATTCCCTTTGTTAGCAACCAACATATTAAACTTGGTTTCAAATTACAAAGGCTTGCCCCTTATTTGATTGTGATTGTCGGAACAGCAATCTTTCTCTTTTTCAGCAAACGGCTATGGAATATCATAAAAAAACACTGA
- a CDS encoding Cna B-type domain-containing protein: protein MTRKRILSSLLSILTAIVILVALRPFTTVSSQENQASSDATYDIVLTLVKLKDLNGWPKGGGKDSYSGQPLDIENYFGSEASTIDGVAFDIHKDKADGELVQTKITENGGRLIFSALKAGKYYIVVNKEKSKLSGNQMLGDATPVPLEVELPVTKPDGSYFTVGNDAVHVYPKQVLKQREDKTSFKVRKEWKGKKLNSITVHLKQNGKVIDEIELNDSNNWEHTFMNLEKTDAAGKDYTYTAEEDVPNGYTATYQNMADKTGTVITNTLVPPTSPRTPIIKTGTLAIYWFLGFAVVLIGIGYKLYKSEKKH, encoded by the coding sequence ATGACAAGAAAAAGAATATTGAGCAGTCTGCTATCCATACTTACGGCCATTGTTATTTTGGTAGCTTTGCGGCCATTTACAACCGTCTCATCTCAGGAAAATCAAGCCTCGTCAGATGCAACCTACGATATTGTCTTAACCTTGGTTAAGTTAAAAGATTTGAATGGTTGGCCCAAAGGTGGAGGAAAAGATAGTTATTCTGGACAACCTTTAGACATTGAGAATTATTTTGGCAGTGAGGCCTCAACCATTGATGGCGTTGCCTTTGACATTCACAAGGATAAGGCGGATGGAGAGCTTGTTCAAACAAAGATAACTGAAAATGGTGGTCGTCTCATCTTTAGCGCTTTGAAGGCAGGTAAGTACTATATTGTTGTCAATAAAGAAAAATCAAAGTTATCAGGAAATCAGATGTTGGGTGATGCGACACCAGTTCCATTAGAAGTGGAACTGCCTGTGACAAAACCCGATGGCAGCTATTTCACGGTAGGAAATGACGCCGTTCATGTCTATCCCAAGCAAGTTTTAAAACAGAGAGAAGACAAGACCAGCTTTAAAGTTCGGAAGGAATGGAAAGGTAAAAAGTTAAACAGTATCACTGTTCATCTTAAACAAAATGGGAAAGTCATTGATGAAATTGAGCTGAATGACAGCAACAACTGGGAACATACCTTTATGAATTTAGAAAAAACAGATGCGGCAGGGAAAGATTACACCTACACAGCTGAAGAAGATGTTCCTAACGGCTATACAGCAACTTATCAAAACATGGCAGATAAAACTGGCACGGTGATTACCAATACACTGGTGCCACCGACATCACCAAGAACACCGATTATCAAAACGGGAACCTTAGCCATTTATTGGTTTTTAGGATTTGCCGTTGTCTTAATCGGGATAGGATATAAGCTTTATAAAAGCGAGAAAAAACACTGA
- a CDS encoding SpaH/EbpB family LPXTG-anchored major pilin, with the protein MKNVKRYFLSFLAALSIVLLALGADKTFAEDNTPGANDKYDIVLTKVKMADLTGWPKQSGVNGTEYTGQKLTITDYFGAGAETLEGVWFEVHEYDESAPDHVGVMATGTKVEGLTDSNGQITFTGLKAGKYMIVEKKEKSTLASKEQLAKSAAVPMEITLPVFKATGGWYKQGNDAVHVYPKNTVDKPSIDKFVNDSDKHDTATIGEKKTFKVTSKMPEGIADYKVLTYTDTFSAGLSYAGNLKVQKNGVDIPAASYNATVPTVGTKQATITVQFKEDYIKTLTSNDTITMTYDATINEDAIMGAANKNDVKVTYGTNPNVTKEEKPTDTPELHTGGAKFKKQSKEGNALAGAIFELQDSSGQPIKWTADLIKANATAIADGKFSTDATTVTPTSATTQPTVGQPIYLLSAADGTFEIKGLAYGSAGQEHNAAGAETEYQIKETKAPQDYALLQQVIKFKVSHDSYSATNKVVTVVNNKVTIPQTGGIGSALVIAAGVLVVGLGFIAKRRSAK; encoded by the coding sequence ATGAAAAACGTAAAACGATATTTCCTCTCGTTCTTAGCAGCTCTTAGTATCGTGCTTTTAGCACTTGGAGCAGATAAAACTTTTGCGGAAGACAACACACCGGGCGCAAATGATAAGTATGACATCGTCTTGACTAAGGTTAAAATGGCAGACTTAACTGGTTGGCCAAAACAGTCTGGTGTGAATGGAACAGAATATACTGGTCAAAAATTGACTATCACAGACTACTTTGGTGCAGGTGCAGAGACACTTGAAGGCGTTTGGTTTGAAGTTCATGAATATGATGAAAGTGCGCCCGACCATGTTGGTGTAATGGCTACGGGGACTAAAGTTGAAGGCTTGACAGATTCTAATGGTCAGATTACTTTCACAGGTCTTAAAGCTGGCAAGTATATGATTGTTGAAAAGAAAGAAAAATCAACCCTTGCTTCAAAGGAACAACTTGCAAAATCTGCTGCTGTACCAATGGAAATCACCCTTCCAGTCTTTAAGGCAACTGGTGGTTGGTATAAACAAGGTAATGATGCTGTCCATGTTTATCCAAAGAATACTGTTGATAAACCAAGCATTGATAAATTTGTAAACGATAGCGACAAGCATGATACTGCAACTATTGGTGAAAAGAAGACCTTTAAAGTAACTTCTAAAATGCCTGAAGGAATCGCAGATTATAAAGTCTTGACTTATACAGATACTTTCTCAGCAGGACTTTCTTATGCGGGCAATCTTAAAGTGCAGAAGAATGGTGTAGATATTCCAGCAGCTTCTTATAATGCTACAGTACCAACTGTTGGTACCAAACAAGCAACAATAACAGTGCAATTCAAAGAAGACTACATCAAGACTTTAACCTCTAATGATACTATTACTATGACTTACGATGCAACCATTAACGAAGATGCTATTATGGGTGCAGCTAATAAGAATGATGTTAAGGTTACTTACGGTACAAATCCTAATGTGACAAAAGAAGAAAAACCAACTGATACTCCAGAACTTCACACAGGTGGTGCTAAGTTTAAGAAACAGAGTAAAGAAGGCAATGCCTTAGCAGGAGCCATCTTTGAGTTGCAAGATTCATCTGGTCAACCAATCAAATGGACTGCTGACTTAATCAAAGCAAATGCAACAGCTATTGCAGACGGTAAGTTCTCTACTGATGCTACAACTGTTACACCTACTAGTGCTACAACGCAACCAACAGTAGGCCAACCAATCTACTTGCTGTCAGCAGCTGATGGAACATTTGAAATCAAAGGTCTAGCTTACGGTTCTGCTGGACAAGAGCACAATGCTGCTGGTGCTGAAACAGAATACCAAATCAAAGAAACCAAAGCGCCTCAAGACTATGCTTTGTTGCAACAAGTGATCAAGTTTAAAGTTTCGCACGATAGCTATTCAGCAACTAACAAAGTTGTCACTGTTGTCAACAACAAGGTAACAATTCCACAAACAGGTGGTATCGGTTCAGCTCTCGTGATTGCAGCGGGTGTCTTGGTTGTTGGTTTAGGTTTCATTGCGAAACGTCGTTCAGCTAAGTAA